The nucleotide sequence CCGAGCGACAGGCCGCCGGCCGTCAGCGCTTGGCGCAGCTGCGGGAGCGCGGCCTCGACCGCTTCGCGGACATGCGCGTGCGCCGCCGCGAAATGCAACTGCGCCTGATTATGGCTGTTGACCGTGACCGAGATATTGATCTGGCCCAACTCGCGCGGGTGCAGCTGGATCTGGGCCTGCTGCTGGCCACCGGCGCCCGCCAGGCGCAGGGTGTGCTGGCCGAGGGCCTGGTTCCAGTCATCGCTGGCGATCGGCGCGTTGAGGCTGGCCGTGGTGGCCGCGGTGCCGGTATGGGCGGCGGCCGTCTGCGGGGCTGCCGCGGACTGCAGACCCTGCCCGGCGACACCCGCCAGCGCGATGCCGTTCGCGCCCTGGCTTGCGTTGCTGCCGGCGGCATGCAGAAGGCCCGGACGCGGGCCGCCGTCGGGACTGCCGGTCGCCGAGGCGCCGGTCTGGTCGTTCGCGGTCAGCGCGGCCAGTAACTGGGCCGGGCTGTCGCCGCCGGCCTGGCTTCCGGACGGATTGTTCGATTGCCCGTGCGACGCGCCATGGCCCTCGAGACGGGCGTACAGCTGCTGCCAGGAGGCGTGCAACGAAGCCGCGACCGAGGGCCGGCCGCTCGCCGCATCGCCAACCGATCCCTGGGCCGCCCGGCCGGGCTTGATCGTCTGTGTGGTGATCAATGGCGCCTGGATCAGGGCCGCGATCGGGCCGGGCGAGTCGGTTTTCTTCGACTGATGATGGGCCTTGTCATGGGTTTTGCCATGGGTTTTGTGGTCGCTCGCCGCATTCCCTGGGCCCGATGACCGGCGCTTGTGGTTGTCGAGCGCGGCGGTTTTCGTCTCAGCGCGTGTCGCGGCGGCGGTCTGCGCCTGCGCCGCCGTGGTCTCCGGCCGAGTGCTGGCCGGCCGGCCACCCGCCGAAGCGACCGGGGGCTGTGTCTTGTCTGCCGCCTTTTTCGGAGCGCTTGTTTGGGCTGCCAGCAAAGAGCTGGCGCTCAGGCGCTGGCGGGTAATGTGTTCGTGCTTGTCGGCCGAGGTCGGTCCGGTGTCGTGTGTTGCCGCGTCGCGCCCTTTTGCCTTGTCGCCGGCGGCGGTCGTCGTGCCGGCAGCCTGCTTTGCATCGTGCTGCGGCCCGTTTGCGCGCGCGTCGCTCGGGTGCGCGGCATCGTCATGCGGCGCGGCGTGGCCGCTGTGTTGTGTCTGTTGGTTGTGATCGCGTGCCGCACGCGACGTCGCCAGCGTGCGCGAGAAATCGCTATCGCCACCGCCGGATGCTTTGGCCGTTGTCGCGGCCTTCGGCGCGGCGCTATGCGTGGCCGCAGTCACTGTCCCCGGATCGATTGCCATGGTTCCCCCCGCTGGATTCGATCAGCCGTTCGCCCGGCGCGCTGCGCGCCCGGCGGCTTCGTCATTGTCTTGTTGCTCGCGCCGCGCGTCACGCCGTGCCGCTTCGGCACGGCGGCGTTCTTCCAGCGCGTCGAAGGATTTCAACCGACGCTGGCGGTCCTGCCACTGGCTCTTGCCATCCGCGAGCCGATGTTCGCTATGGGCCACGATGCGTTCCTGCTGCCCGATGGCCTCGTCGAGCGCGGCCAGAAATCGCTGGTCGTTGTCCAGGCGGTGCATCGACAGCCCGTTGGCCATCGCGCGCGCCAGCCGTTCGCCGTATTCGGCACGGTAGGCGATCAGCGCTTCGAGCTGCGCCTGGCTCTGCGCCCGCTCGCCATGCAGCGCGCCCAGTTCGGCCGCCGCAGCGTCGCGTTTTTCGGTGGCCAGTTCGATCAGAGCGTTGAGCGAGGATTGATTCATGACGACGCGTCGGTGCCGGTAACGAGATCGGCCAGCCAGGCTGTGGCGTCGCCGTGGTTGCTGCGTTCGCCCATGCCCTGCTGCAGAAACTCTTCCATGCGCGGATGCAACGCGATGGCCGTATCCAGGGTCGGATCGCTGCCGGCCTGGTAGGCCCCCACGGCGATCAGATCCCGGCTGCGCTCATAGCGCGAGAACATGCGTTTAAAATACTGCACGCGCGCAAGCTGCGTTTCGTCGATAAGCGCCGTCATTGCGCGGCTTATTGACGCTTCGATATCGATCGCCGGGTAGTGGCCGGCTTCGGCCAGGTGACGCGAGAGCACGAAATGCCCGTCCAGAATGGCGCGTGCGGCGTCGGCGATCGGGTCCTGCTGGTCGTCGCCTTCGGTCAGTACCGTATAGAAGGCGGTGATCGAGCCGCCGCCGGCCGCGGCGTTACCGGCGCGCTCGACCAGCGTCGGCAGGCGAGCGAAAACCGACGGCGGATACCCCTTGGTGGCCGGCGGTTCGCCGATGGCCAGTGCGATTTCGCGCTGGGCCATGGCGTAGCGCGTAAGCGAGTCCATGATCAGCAGAACGTTGAACCCGCGATCGCGGAAATCCTCGGCGATCCGGGTGGCGTAGTCCGCGCCCTGCAGGCGCAATAGCGGTGAGGTATCGGCCGGGGCCGCGACGACCACCGCGCGGGCCAGTCCGGCATCGCCCAGGATATTGTCGATGAAGTCCTTGACCTCGCGGCCTCGTTCGCCGATCAGGCCCACCACGATCACGTCGGCCGCCGTAAAGCGCGCCATCATGCCCAGCAGCACGCTCTTGCCGACGCCGGAGCCCGCAAACAGGCCGAGACGCTGGCCGCGACCGACCGTGAGCAGGGCGTTGATCGCCCGGATGCCGGTATCCAGTACCTGGCTGATCGGGGCGCGTTTGAGCGGGTTGATGGACGGCGCGATCAGGCCGGCATGGTCGGCCTCTGCGGGGATCGGGGCGCCGTCCAGCGGCCGGCCGCGTGCGTCGAGCACCCGCCCGAGCAGGGCCGGGCCCACTGGCACGGATTTCGCCGCCCCCGGCGCCGCGCCGGGCGGGCCGAGCACTGGCCAGACGCGGGCGCCGGCAATCAGTCCGGTGGTTTCCACGAACGGCATGAGCAGCAGGGACCGGCCGGAGAAACCCACCACCTCGGCCTCGGCGTGTTCGCGCCCGCTGATCTGTTCGATCCAGCAGTGCGCGCCCAGCGGCAGGCGCAGTCCGACAACTTCCAGCACCAGTCCGCTGGCGCGCACGAGCTTGCCGCGTTCGCGTACCCGCGGGGTGGCGGCCACGCGTTGGCGCATGGTGGCCAGGCGTTCATTCCAGCCGGCCAGCCGATCGTCGGCCGAGACGTCCATCAGTGCTGCTCGTGGCCAACCGCCTGGAGCAGGCGCGCCCAGCGGTCGGCGTGTGTACTGTCGATTTCGCGCTCGTCGTCCTCGATGCGGCAATCACCGGGCGCCAGCGACACATCGGCGCGCAGCCGCCAGCCGGCGCCGGCCAGGCTCTGGCCCAGATGATGTTCGATGCGGGCCAGATCGTCGGCGGCCACATACAGCGTCGGCGATCCGGTCAGCCCGGGGTGGTTCTCCAGCAGTTCCTGGATGTCGTCGAGAATGTGCTCGGGCTGGATCTCGAGCGCGCGCCCGGCCAGTTGTCGCCCGGTCTCGATCGCCAGCTCGACGAGCTGGTGGCCGATGCGTTCGTCGAGTGCGGCCGTGGCCTGGCCGAATTGCGTGATCAGTCGTTCGATCGGCGCCAGACGCTCGGCAATCTCGGCATCCACCCGGGCCTGGAGTTCGGCGCGAATCTTGGCTTCTCCCTCGGCATAGCCCGCGGCATAGCCCTTGGCGTGCCCGGCCTCGTAGCCCTTGTTCTCGGCTTCTTCCTTGGCCAGTTCGAACAGCGTCATGCTGATCTGATCTTCGCGGCGACGCCGGGGCGGCGTCTCCGTCGAGCCCTCGCCCTGCGTCGCCTCGGACTGCGTGCGGTCGTGCTCGCGTGGCGCGACGCGGCGCTCCAGCGGCGTCATTCGCCAGGGCTGCCAATGGCGGCCGCGCGAGGCACTAGACATATTCATCGTCGTCGCCGGTCAGGGTGATTTCGCCGGAATCGGCCAGGCGGCGCACGATATCCAGAATGCGCTTGCGTTCGGCCTCCACTTGCGACAACCGCACGGGGCCGCGCATTTCCATATCCTCGCGCAGCAGATCCGCGGCCCGCGTTGCCATGTTGGAGGTGAAGCGGGAGAACAGGGCTTCGTCGGTGCC is from Salinisphaera sp. LB1 and encodes:
- a CDS encoding flagellar hook-length control protein FliK codes for the protein MAIDPGTVTAATHSAAPKAATTAKASGGGDSDFSRTLATSRAARDHNQQTQHSGHAAPHDDAAHPSDARANGPQHDAKQAAGTTTAAGDKAKGRDAATHDTGPTSADKHEHITRQRLSASSLLAAQTSAPKKAADKTQPPVASAGGRPASTRPETTAAQAQTAAATRAETKTAALDNHKRRSSGPGNAASDHKTHGKTHDKAHHQSKKTDSPGPIAALIQAPLITTQTIKPGRAAQGSVGDAASGRPSVAASLHASWQQLYARLEGHGASHGQSNNPSGSQAGGDSPAQLLAALTANDQTGASATGSPDGGPRPGLLHAAGSNASQGANGIALAGVAGQGLQSAAAPQTAAAHTGTAATTASLNAPIASDDWNQALGQHTLRLAGAGGQQQAQIQLHPRELGQINISVTVNSHNQAQLHFAAAHAHVREAVEAALPQLRQALTAGGLSLGQASVGDQNSQAAFAGGDGRSDSRGGKPGQQTAAIGDISADTALDAGAQSIPLRDLHRPGGIDIFA
- the fliJ gene encoding flagellar export protein FliJ; amino-acid sequence: MNQSSLNALIELATEKRDAAAAELGALHGERAQSQAQLEALIAYRAEYGERLARAMANGLSMHRLDNDQRFLAALDEAIGQQERIVAHSEHRLADGKSQWQDRQRRLKSFDALEERRRAEAARRDARREQQDNDEAAGRAARRANG
- the fliI gene encoding flagellar protein export ATPase FliI, whose amino-acid sequence is MDVSADDRLAGWNERLATMRQRVAATPRVRERGKLVRASGLVLEVVGLRLPLGAHCWIEQISGREHAEAEVVGFSGRSLLLMPFVETTGLIAGARVWPVLGPPGAAPGAAKSVPVGPALLGRVLDARGRPLDGAPIPAEADHAGLIAPSINPLKRAPISQVLDTGIRAINALLTVGRGQRLGLFAGSGVGKSVLLGMMARFTAADVIVVGLIGERGREVKDFIDNILGDAGLARAVVVAAPADTSPLLRLQGADYATRIAEDFRDRGFNVLLIMDSLTRYAMAQREIALAIGEPPATKGYPPSVFARLPTLVERAGNAAAGGGSITAFYTVLTEGDDQQDPIADAARAILDGHFVLSRHLAEAGHYPAIDIEASISRAMTALIDETQLARVQYFKRMFSRYERSRDLIAVGAYQAGSDPTLDTAIALHPRMEEFLQQGMGERSNHGDATAWLADLVTGTDASS
- a CDS encoding flagellar assembly protein FliH, with amino-acid sequence MSSASRGRHWQPWRMTPLERRVAPREHDRTQSEATQGEGSTETPPRRRREDQISMTLFELAKEEAENKGYEAGHAKGYAAGYAEGEAKIRAELQARVDAEIAERLAPIERLITQFGQATAALDERIGHQLVELAIETGRQLAGRALEIQPEHILDDIQELLENHPGLTGSPTLYVAADDLARIEHHLGQSLAGAGWRLRADVSLAPGDCRIEDDEREIDSTHADRWARLLQAVGHEQH